From one Humulus lupulus chromosome 8, drHumLupu1.1, whole genome shotgun sequence genomic stretch:
- the LOC133797990 gene encoding protein EXORDIUM-like 3 → MRQGCTGHCVEPRAPVVLGLSILTLLLFTSPVIGWRPWPQNSSDPLYGDSKKFEGSSEFVHLKYHMGPVLTADITVHTIWYGSWQRSQKKIIREFINSISAVNSKRPSVAGWWKTVQMYTDQTGKNISRTVRLGSEKNDRFYSHGKTLTRLDIQSVIKIAVTAKSKPLPINPQSGIYLVFTSEDVYVQDFCRQVCGFHYFTFPSIVGYTLPYAWVGNSGKMCPDVCTYPFSVPSYMTGLKPLKSPNGDIGVDGMISVIGHEVAELATNPLVNAWYAGQDPSFPVEIADLCEGIYGTGGGGSYTGQLMDGHDGATFNMNGIRRRFLVQWVWNHMLNYCSGPNALDQ, encoded by the coding sequence atgcGCCAGGGTTGTACCGGCCATTGTGTGGAGCCACGGGCTCCGGTGGTTCTAGGCCTCTCCATACTTACCCTGCTCCTCTTTACCTCTCCAGTCATTGGCTGGCGTCCGTGGCCCCAAAACAGCTCCGACCCACTTTATGGTGACTCCAAGAAGTTCGAAGGGTCATCGGAGTTCGTACACTTGAAGTACCACATGGGTCCAGTCCTCACCGCCGATATTACCGTTCATACCATCTGGTACGGTTCCTGGCAAAGAAGCCAGAAAAAGATAATCCGCGAGTTCATCAACTCAATCTCAGCCGTTAACTCCAAACGCCCTTCCGTCGCCGGGTGGTGGAAAACCGTACAGATGTACACGGACCAGACCGGGAAGAACATCTCGCGAACCGTTCGACTCGGGTCGGAGAAGAACGATCGGTTTTACTCGCACGGTAAAACCCTAACCAGGCTAGACATACAGTCGGTGATCAAAATCGCGGTGACGGCGAAATCGAAGCCGTTGCCGATCAATCCACAGAGCGGGATCTACCTCGTTTTCACCTCTGAAGACGTGTACGTCCAGGATTTCTGCAGACAGGTCTGCGGTTTCCACTACTTCACTTTTCCCTCCATTGTTGGTTACACCCTTCCGTACGCCTGGGTCGGCAACTCCGGCAAAATGTGCCCCGACGTCTGCACCTACCCGTTTTCGGTGCCGAGCTACATGACCGGACTGAAGCCTCTAAAGTCACCCAACGGTGACATAGGGGTGGACGGGATGATAAGCGTGATTGGCCACGAGGTTGCTGAGCTGGCAACGAACCCGTTGGTGAACGCCTGGTACGCGGGTCAGGACCCGAGTTTCCCGGTGGAGATTGCTGATCTCTGCGAGGGCATTTACGGGACCGGTGGTGGCGGGTCGTACACGGGTCAGCTAATGGACGGTCACGATGGTGCCACGTTCAACATGAACGGGATCAGACGGAGGTTTTTGGTTCAGTGGGTTTGGAACCACATGTTGAACTACTGTAGTGGCCCCAATGCGCTTGAtcagtaa
- the LOC133797991 gene encoding protein LPA2 gives MALQIHCPSSFTTKPYRLPLHSATKTHFRIKSQNQLDPPESTLKVTETPVQPKKSTSQGLGFGSSASSPAKENEDPVSTATATKKKRKSKRERASIIRRSPIEKPAFSTVEDDAKAKETGRNESAFLLTWLGLGVIILTQGIILSASGFLPEEWDKFLVKYLYPTFTPTVGLFVAGTVTYGVLKYLQNENLKKDQK, from the exons ATGGCGCTACAAATCCACTGTCCTTCCTCTTTCACCACCAAACCCTATCGTCTCCCTCTTCACTCCGCCACTAAAACCCATTTCAGAATCAAGTCCCAGAACCAATTAGACCCACCGGAATCCACCCTCAAGGTCACCGAGACCCCGGTCCAGCCCAAAAAGTCCACCTCACAGGGACTGGGGTTTGGTTCCTCTGCTTCGTCTCCGGCCAAAGAAAATGAGGACCCTGTaagtactgctactgctactaagaAGAAACGTAAGAGCAAACGAGAGAGAGCTTCGATTATTCGGCGGTCTCCGATCGAAAAGCCGGCTTTTAGTACGGTGGAGGACGACGCAAAGGCCAAAGAAACGGGCAGAAATGAGAGTGCTTTTCTCCTGACGTGGTTGGGGCTTGGTGTGATCATTCTTACTCAAGGCATCATTCTCTCTGCTTCGG GTTTTCTGCCAGAAGAGTGGGATAAGTTCTTAGTTAAGTATCTGTATCCAACATTTACTCCGACAGTTGGTTTGTTCGTCGCTGGAACAGTTACATATGGAGTGTTGAAGTACCTACAGAACGAGAATCTTAAAAAAGATCAGAAGTGA